One Streptomyces sp. B21-105 genomic region harbors:
- a CDS encoding ISL3 family transposase: MLLELFPYLSALTIEEVERRPDKVLLRTRVRAATGSCRCGQSSARVHGRYARKLRDVAVGGLGVVIELCVRRFRCENPACTVVTFAEQITGLTTPHSRYTPLLRGLLTHIGLALAGRAGARLAAAAGIAVGKDTLLRLVRTLPEPETGEVEILGVDDFAFRKGRHYGTILIDMATHRPLHLYDGREGEDLAAWLQGHPEVKVICRDRSSGYGEGARAGAPQAEQVADRYHLWANLGQAVEKTVNAYRSRLAEPPPGREGNPDHLEAKPEVVQPPKELKIVTRLREQHAAAHELWEQGMSKAAIGRKLELHQATVRKLVGARSADDVVAKSLQRAHIVDPYVGYLHRRWNEGVRNAAQLYREIQQLGYPGGELAVQRHLRRYRTGRGHAPAVGPKPPSVREVTSWIMTHPEHLRGRDADELHRLRERDPELDRLTGHVRKFAAMMTGRHGDRLEDWIATVEQDNLAPLAGFAHNLRRDFDAVRNGLSLPHSSGAVEGNINRLKMLKRQMFGRASLDLLRKRVLLTR, translated from the coding sequence GTGCTCTTGGAGCTTTTTCCGTACCTGTCCGCGTTGACGATCGAGGAGGTCGAGCGACGGCCGGACAAGGTGCTGTTGAGGACACGGGTGCGGGCGGCGACCGGGTCCTGCCGGTGCGGACAGAGCTCGGCTCGGGTGCACGGCCGGTACGCACGCAAGCTCCGTGACGTCGCGGTGGGCGGTCTCGGTGTCGTGATCGAGTTATGTGTACGCCGCTTCCGCTGCGAGAACCCCGCCTGCACGGTGGTGACGTTCGCCGAACAGATCACGGGACTGACCACTCCGCACAGCCGCTACACCCCGCTGCTGCGCGGACTGTTGACGCACATCGGGCTGGCTCTGGCCGGCCGGGCAGGAGCCCGCCTGGCGGCCGCGGCCGGCATCGCCGTGGGCAAGGACACCCTCCTGCGGCTGGTCAGGACCCTGCCCGAACCGGAGACCGGCGAGGTGGAGATACTCGGCGTCGACGACTTCGCCTTCCGCAAGGGCCGCCACTACGGCACCATATTGATCGACATGGCCACCCACCGGCCACTGCACCTCTATGACGGGCGCGAGGGCGAGGACCTGGCCGCCTGGCTGCAAGGTCACCCCGAGGTGAAGGTGATCTGCCGGGACCGTTCCAGCGGTTACGGCGAGGGAGCACGGGCCGGGGCACCGCAGGCCGAGCAGGTCGCTGACCGCTACCACCTGTGGGCCAACCTCGGCCAGGCGGTCGAGAAGACAGTCAACGCCTATCGCTCCCGCCTGGCTGAACCGCCTCCCGGCCGGGAAGGCAACCCCGACCACCTGGAGGCAAAGCCCGAGGTGGTCCAGCCACCAAAAGAGCTGAAGATCGTGACCCGGCTGCGTGAGCAGCATGCTGCCGCCCACGAACTGTGGGAACAGGGGATGTCGAAGGCGGCGATCGGCCGGAAACTCGAGCTGCACCAGGCCACTGTCCGCAAGCTGGTGGGTGCCCGCTCCGCGGACGATGTCGTTGCCAAGAGCCTGCAGCGGGCGCACATCGTGGACCCGTACGTCGGCTACCTGCACCGGCGTTGGAACGAAGGCGTCAGAAACGCCGCACAGCTCTACCGCGAGATACAACAACTTGGCTACCCGGGTGGGGAGTTGGCCGTCCAACGACACCTGCGGCGCTACCGCACCGGGCGCGGACACGCACCTGCCGTGGGCCCCAAGCCCCCGTCGGTCCGCGAGGTCACTTCCTGGATCATGACCCACCCCGAACACCTGCGGGGCAGGGATGCCGACGAGCTGCACCGCCTGCGTGAGCGCGATCCCGAGCTGGACCGGCTCACCGGTCACGTCAGAAAGTTCGCCGCGATGATGACCGGACGCCACGGCGACCGCCTCGAGGACTGGATCGCCACTGTCGAACAGGACAACCTGGCTCCACTCGCAGGCTTCGCCCACAACCTCCGCCGCGACTTCGACGCTGTCCGCAACGGGCTGTCCCTGCCCCACAGCTCCGGCGCTGTCGAGGGCAACATCAACCGGCTGAAGATGCTGAAGCGCCAGATGTTCGGCCGGGCCAGCCTCGATCTCCTTCGCAA